Part of the Terrisporobacter glycolicus ATCC 14880 = DSM 1288 genome is shown below.
ATGAATATATGGAAGGAAACATAAAATTAACAGAAGCAAAGAAAATTATTAAGGAAGCTCAAATAGCAGCAAGAGAAGCAGAAGGAAATCCGGTAGCACAAGCCGCAGCTAGGGCAATTGGAGCAACAACAGCAACAATTAACACTGTAACAAGTTCTTTAGGGCTTGTATTTTACGGTAGTGCATCCATAGCATATTCAACTGTTGGTGTTAACGAAACACTTGATGTTTATGATGGAATTGCAGCAAGAGAGTGCAAAAACATGGAAGATGCTTTACGCAAAGTAGCTATAACAGATGAGTCGAATCCAGCAAAAATAAACTGGAGTTGCTAAAAATGACTTTTTAGCAAGAGGAAAAATTACCTTCTCATCAATTATGCCAATACACAAATGACATGTTATATATTTATAAATAAATGAAATTTTTTCTACGCCTGACAATATAATATACAAAGAGTATATTTTTCAAAGATATATTCATAAAAAGTGAGGCGAAAAAAATGAAATATTGCAAAAGTTTAATCTTCACCTTAGTTATTAGTTTTCTAATGATAATAGGAACGAATACTGTGGTAGTACATGCAGCAGAGTCTAAACCTGGCGGCAATAACTTTATTTTTTATTTCCCTTTATTAATTATATCTGCAATGGTTTTAGGAAGCATAGTTAGTTTGGTAGAAAGAAAAGTAAGCAAAATTAAGTCTAAGACAAAGTAAAATATAAAAAACATTATCATAATAAGTTGGAGAGTTTGTAAAACTGCCGACTAAAAGGTCATATCAAAAAAGATATGACCTTTTATAATGTTAAATAAGTTTAGCCTAAATATTTCTTAGCACCGTAATGAATCCTTCGAGAATACTATGACTTATTTTGAATTTTTTACCTTGGTAGAACTTTTAATTTTGAAGATAATGAACAAAGTTATTTCGCAGTAGCTGGAAGAAATAAATTTTCATATATAGAATTAATTTGAAGTGATAGAAAATGTATTTTAAGAGTATGTTTTTGAATTTGGTAGTTAAATATACACCACTTGTAGTAAATCAATATAAATTTATGAAGAGTTGAAATATACTTAATGTATAAATAAAATCTAAGGAGGTGCAAGTATTTGAAGGTTGAAGTAAAAGTGTCGCAAGATGTAAAAGAGCCTTATGTAATTATACAAACAAATACTATTACAGCTGAAATACAAAAAATAATCTCTGCATTAGGGGAAGATGAAAGTATTATTACTGTAAATGACGGAGATAAGATTATAGTACTGCAAAAAGATGAAATCTATATGGCTCGTATTGAAGTGTCAGAAGTAATAGTACATTGCAAGGACAAAAAATATAAGTCTAAGAAAAGGTTATACGAAATAGGAGAGCAACTAGGTAGTGGATTTATACAAATTTCAAAATCTGCATTTGTAAATCTAAAGAAAATTCAATGTGTTGAGCCATTTTTCAATGGTATGATGAGTTTAAAACTAAAAAATGGAACTTCTGAGTATATATCAAGAAAATATCTTCCTGCATTTAAGAAATATTTAGGAATTTGAGAGGAGTACGAATATGAAAAATACAATAAGTATAAAAAAGATAGTATGTAATATTATATGTGGAATCGCTCTTGGATGTAGCGTATTTACACTTTTAGGAATAATCCTTGCTTTTATAGATAATAAATATTTAATAATGACGAGTGAAGAATTTATAATAAATGCTATGTGTTCGATTGTTTCAGGAGTAGGATTTTATCTGCCATCCATTGTATATGAAAATGATAAAATTTCAAAGGGGCTTCAAGTATTGGTTCATATGGGAGTAGGATTAACTGTTTATTTAGTATGTGCATTTTATGCAGGGTGGATTCCAGTAGAAAGAGGAATACTGGTAGTTATTACCTCAATCATTATAATGATAATTATATCATTTATCATTTGGTTTGTTTTTTATATTTACAATAAGAACGAAGCTAAAAAAATAAATGCAAAGCTACAAGAGAAGTAAAAGAATAAAATAAAACGAATTTGATCTATTTAGAGTAAGCACTGTAACCGTATCATGAGTAAGCGATACGGTTTTTTATATTATATCAGTATGAAACCATTAGTTAACAAAATTTAACTACACAATGATTGATAACTTATCAATAAAAGCATATCCAGATATAGAAAACCTTGTGATATTAAGAGATATATTTGATGTTACTTTAGATGATCCAATAATTAATGATAATATTATAAGATGCAAAAATAAATGTAGCAAATTGCATTAATATGTCATATGTTATATTAATGACTAGGATATCCTAGTTATTAATATATGATTGAGGAGTGATATAATGGATTCTTTAAAAAATCAATCAGATAGAGGTCATGAATATTACAATAAAAAAGGAAGAAGAAGAACGAGTGTCTCTGTTAGTGGATCTAGTGTATCAGGAAGTGGATCCAGCGTATCAGGAAGTGGCTCAAGTGCATCACAAAGTGCTTCAAGTGCAAGTGATTCATATAGCAGACCATATAGTGAGTAATTTATAAGTAGTATGAGAAAATACCACACTAGGAGGTGATAGTATAGACAAATATTATACACCTGGTGAAAAAATAAAAGATTATACTATTATAAAAATAATAGGTGAAGGTAGATATGGAATAACATATCTTTGTGAAAAAAATACAAATGAGAAATATGTAATAAAACAATTGAAAAAAGACATGATGAAAAAAAGTAAAGAAAAATTATTTTATGAAGAGGAAATAATGAAGTCTTTAGATGATAAAAAGTTTCCTAACTTTATAGATAAATTTGATTATGATGACACAAAATTCTATGTTATTGAATTCATAGAAGGAAAAGATTTTTATGAGTTATTGTCCTTTGATGAATATGAATTTACTAAGAATGAAATATATGATATTGCAGAAAAAATTTTAAAAATCATAATTACCTTACAAGAAAAAAAAATTGTTCATAGAGATATTAGAATTTCCAATGTAATAATGAACGAAAAAAAAGATTTAGTACTAATTGATTTTGGATTAGCTAGATATATTGACAAGGATAAATATAAAAAAGAAATAGATTATTGGTATATGGCAGACTTTCTGATACACCTATATTATTCATCTTATGATGATGAAAAATTAAAATTAGAAGATAAGCCATGGTATGAAGAATTGGATTTGAAAAATGATGAATTAATTTTCTTAAAGAGATTAATGGGAATGGAAAAATCATATGAAAATACAGATGAAATAATGAGAGATCTTTTTATAATTAAAAATTCAAATATCTAGATAGAAGGATAAACCATATAGCTTTAAAATTTAAAGTTATATGGTTTATTAATAATAATTTATATTAAGGAGGCGCTTTGTTATAAAAAATGTTGTTAAAATAGTAAAGGTATATGAGGATACATTTAGAGTAAACAAGTACTCCAAAAAGCCATTTAGAGTGATTGGATTAATTGATGTAGACATGGAATTTTACTATGGAATAGAAAGAGTTACCTTAGCTTTTTACAGATCTTCAGGTACAAATAATAACAAGATTAAAGGCTTATGGTATCCTATTGTAGGTATAAAAACTAAAGAAGGAGGATTTACGGAATTTAGTGAGTATATAAATTATGTTCTTTCAAGTACTACATTAGATGCCACAGCAGTAAAAGGCTGGCTTGCAAAATCAATATTCTTTGGAAAACAAGATGAAAATTGGAAGACACCAGGTTTTTCAAATACCAAACATTACGAATCGCTTTACTATATAGGAAAGACATTGCAACGTCTTTATAATGAGAAAAATTATAAACTAATGAAAAGCTTAAGTGCTATGGAAGTTAACAGAGTTTTAGCACTAAGAGAAAAATATTATGGAAACAATCATACACAAAGGGAAAATTTCGAGAGATTTATTGAGGATATATTTTTAGAATTCAAATATTAGAAATATATAGGATATAATATATGAAGTTATATAAAAGTAATGAAGTATGTAGCTTGCAATGATTATGGTATGTATTGATGTAAAAGTTAATACATACTTTTTTATTTGAAAAAATCAGTTGAATAATTGAGTAAGATTATATGAAAAATGCATTGACAAAGAGCGTGTAGTTAAATATAACGAGTTTTTATATCTACATTTACAGATGATAATAAGATTTAAATAGGAATTAGGTGATAAAATGAATTATAAAATTATAGATAAAACAAACAAAAAATATATAGAAGTAAAACAGTCAATTACCTGTGAGTCTGATGTATTAGATATTATTGATATATGTATTTCAAATGATATTAGGTTATTACTTAAGTTAGGCCTAGCAGGTATAGCTTTACAAAAATTTATTAATTATAATATAAAAGTTTCAGGCATAATTGAAGACAAGAAGAAAATTGATGGAAGGTTTGGAGAGTTAATATATGAATTAAACAGATCAAATAATTTTAGAGTTTTTAGTGACACTGAAGATGCTGAGAAATGGATTTTAAATATTAAGTATTAATAAGAATATGTATATAAATTTGAAAGCATGTCTACAATCTAGAGGTACTAAAATTTTCTCTATTCATAGATTACGCTAAGCACTTATACATTATTAGAAATTCTGGATATCGGATTATCCAGAATTTTTTTGTTAAAAAGAAATATAAATTATTTGTAGAACTTTTTATAACGATTTATATCTTATAATGAGAACACTCTTTCTAATATCCAATATTATAGTAGTAGAAAGGGGTTGATTAGAAGTGTATTCAGAAAAAAATAATAAGGATAGAAATGGACAGAATTTACATGATGAATGTAGAAGGTTAATGAATTATCACACTTTATTTACAATGAGAGATGGAAGTGTATTTGATGGGATTATTGAAAGTGTAGATTCAAATGGTGTTACTGTTTTAGTTGGTGAGGATGTAATGGAGGAAGAACTTGAAAATCCATGTAGTCAACAACGACAATTTGGTAGACCTAGAAGATTTAGACGTTTTAGACGTAGAGTTTTTCCGTTTACTACTTTACTAGCACTATCATTATTGCCATATCCATATTATCCATTTTTTCCATATTAAACAAAGTATTATATAAATATATTATAGAATTTTTATGAAAAATTATTAAAACAGAAAACTGGGTTAAATACTAAATACTAAACATATAAAAACCGTATTACGAATAAGCGATACGGTTTTTACTATATTTTAATATATATCTATTTTTGAACGATATGGATAATTTTATCATCACTTATACCAGGATTTCCTCGTCCATCCCTATTACTTGTTGTAATATAAATTGACCCATCTTTTCCTTGAATTACTTCACGTAAACGTCCGTATTCATTTTTAAGCCATGATTCTACACTTTCCACTACACTTCCATTTTCATTTAAGGAGATAGAAAGGAGTTGTTGTCCACGAAGTGTAGCAACCAATAATTTATCTTGCCAAGGGCCTTGGCTTGCAAAGGTAATACCAGATGGTGCCCATGTATCTTCACCACTGTGTATTAAGGGGTTTTGTACCGTAACTTCTGTAGATTCTTCATCTCCTTGAACAAGAGGCCATCCATAATTGCTTCCTGGATGTATGATATTTATTTCATCATGTGCTGATTGTCCATGTTCTGATGAATATAGTATATTTTTTGAATTCCATGCTAAACCTTGTGGGTTCCTATGACCAAAGCTATAAATCGGTGAATTAGTAAATGGATTATCTTTAGGTATACTACCATTTAATTCTATTCGAAGTATTTTACCAGCAGTACTTGAAAGATTTTGAGATAATGAAGGGTTGCCCGCATCTCCTGTTGTTATATATAACTTCTTATCTGGGCCTACTTTTATCCTGCCTCCATTATGTATTTGTCCTCCGGGAATTTTATCTATAAGAATCTTGTCAGTGTATGCCTTGTTATTGTTTTCAATTAATCTAATAACACGGTTATAGATTCTATTACTTTCTGAGTATGAATGCATAACATAGAAATAATGATTTTGTGAAAAATCAGGATCTAAAGCAATCCCCATTAGGCCACCCTCTCCTTGGCCTATAAATGGAGGTGTAAATATAATAAGTGGTTGGGGGATTAGCATACCATTTGCAATAACTCTAATTGACCCAGGCCTCTCTGTAAAATAGATGTTGCCCTTGTCGCTTACATCCATAGCCCAAGGAACATTTAAATTTTCAGCAACAACTTCAACATTATAAGGGGATTGTCTTGATTTAATTGGCTTTATTTTTAGGCTCTTCCTGTTTGGCTTATGAAATATGGTTTTATGATAAATATTAGAAATTATTTTTTTCATATTTTTATCCTCCAAATTTAAATAAACAATTTAATTACAAATAGAAGCTTTTAATTGAAAACACTATTCATATATAATATTATTCGTTTAAAAATATAAAGATACTACTTTAATCTTATTAATAAATTCTAAATAATCATTTTAAAATAAGTAACTGAACAAAAAATAGTTATTAGTTGAGTATATATTCAATTGCAGATTCATAACATGATAATTTACAAAAAAATATAATGGTGCTAAAATAGCAATAAACGAATTAGTTATAACTGAGAGTTTTAGAAAGTTAAAGTAAATCAAAGAGACTTAAACTAATCTATATATAAATAGATAGGTTTACGCCTACATAGATTACTTATAGAAAAGAACTTTCAAGTTGTTTTTATTATCAAGTGTAGCAAGAAAAACATTTTTGCATCAGTTTGATACAAATTTTTAAATTTGGAAATAACCCAATATTCATTTTTATATTCAAAGATGAAGGTGTAATTGGTTCGTATTCTGTATATAAAAAACAGAAATTTTATCATTAGGCTCCCAAGTCGCTAGTGTTACTTTTTTCATATCATCTACTTTTTTTGCGTAATTTTTCTAATAATATGTCAATTGATATTCTTGATTTTGTCAATTCCTTATAAAGAATTTCACTATTTTTAACAATCATAATTGGTGAATGATTAATAAATTTTCTAATCCAAGTCTTTAATCAGACAAAGGATGAGCAATAATAGCACGAAGTATCCAGCCAATGGTACTAAGTGTTTCCTGACTATGTAGAAAGTCCATATAAAATATCTACTTTGTCTAAGTAATTTAATAATTTTCTAAGGAGTAATAATTGAATTAGATTTCAATGGAGCACTACTAATAGTTGCAATAAGGGAGTTCTTATTATGATTTTTAATAAACTTGCAACAATAGCAAAAACAAAAAACTTAATAATTCGTCACCTAAAAGCATAAAAAGTAGCTTTAACCAGAGAACATTGTTTGTAACTGGATAATCCTGTGTTCTTTTGATTTTCTACTATAATGTTTATCTTCGCATATATGAGACGTAAGGTTAGAATAATACAATCTAGGGTGTAGGATACATAGATTATACAGCATGCAATGGGAGAATGAAAATTACTCATATTTTGTAACATTATGTAACCATCATTAATATTATATATGTATATAGTAAAAAGTTTGGTGATTTGCTATGTTAAAAAGAGATGATAAATGTAATAGAAAAAAGCTTTTAATTAAAGAATTAATAAATGATTGGGATGAACTTAATATATCCTTTAAAGCATTAATTATTATTGGAATGATTTTATTTATAGTAGTAATATTCACAGCAATCTATAGTGATGGAGTAGATGAAGTGCGAAATTCATTTGAAGTTGTTTTTAGGTCAACACTAGCATCTGTATTTGGATTTTTATTAAGTTCTAATATAAAAGCAAATAGCAGTAAAAGAAATAATGAAATAGAAAAAATAAAATCAAAGATATTAAGTGTACAAAAAGAATTGGACTCATTGGATGATACTATGGAATTAAGTGATAATGAGTGTAAATTAGAGGAATTATACACTTATAAAGATATCAACTTGGTTCAAATAATTATAGCATTATCAATTTGTATAATATGTATAGCTATAATATGTATATTAATAATTACAAATAATTTAGACAATTTGCCAGCAGTTTCTCAAATTAGAGATTTAATGTGTAGCTCCATTGGTTTTTTAATTGGTGAGTCTAAAAAGAAATAGATAGTTATAAAAAATGAAGTTAACAGTTAAATAAGTAAATTTATTATAACTGTTGGCTTCATTTTTATTTAAAAATCCAAATTATATTTACTATGGGACATTTTAATATTACAAGGTACATTGAAAAATATAAAGATAATAATTTTATCATAAATTAATATTCTAATACATAAAATGTATAAAAGTTATTTTTAGGAGGCAATATGATAAACAATCAAAGGTATGCTATTTTATCACTTGAACTACATTTATTCTTTGGAAGGATAATGAAGGAACACAGCCTTTTTTTAGAAGCTGGATTTACAGCTAAAGACTCAGAGCTTGCTAAAGAGGCAGAACATTATAAAAATCAATTTGAAAAATTATTATCATTTGCAGTAAGTGCCAGCAATGGCATAATAAGATCAGATGTTTTAAACTCTGGAGAAATTATAACTGATTATACATTGGGAGCAGAAGAAAAAACTCAAGTATTGACAGGTATAGATATAGATCAAAATATAACTATTATGGAATCAAGGTTGCATAGTGGAAATAATCCTCAGGTTAGCCCTAATTTAGTAAACTATGTAAATCAACTTAATATGAATGCAAAAAGGCTTCTTAATGGACTTATTAATTTTAAGAAGAGAATATTAAATGATGTCTTATCATGTAATTTATTTACAGTCAATTATCCATTACTTATTGAACATATAACTCGTGAAGCAGAGTTATATTTATCATTAGTAAATGACCTTGAGAATAGGGTTGATATTGACTCTAAGGATGCTAGAGAGACTGAGTTATTTTGGGATCAAATTATGATGGAACATTCACAATTTATAAGGGGATTACTTGATCCTACTGAAGATAGTTTAATTGATACTGCAGATGAATTTGCAGATGTATTTAAGGATTTGATGCAAGAGGCTCAGGCTATGACTGATATGACCATAAATAGTGTTACAGACCAAACATTAAATCAAACTGTTCAACTTAAGAATTTTAAACAAGCAGGAACAGAAGGTATTGCCAGCTGTAAAATAAGATCCATAATATTACCACTACTTGGAGATCATGTACTAAGAGAAGCTAATCATTATATTAGACTATTAGAAACTTATAAAAAAATGTAATTTGCAAATATAATATTAAGGAGCTATCATACTGAAAAACAGTGAGAAGCTCTTTTTTCATGTGAAATAAAATTATATATGTAAATGAATGTAGCAATTGTACTAATAAGTCAGAAGTTATATTAATAGCTAGAATACACTAGTTAATGATATAATGGATTAATTTAACATAAAGAATATATCCATATCAAAGATTATGCGTTAATATTATAAAAAATTAAAAAAAGGTATAAAAAATGAAGTTATTATTTAAAGATGAAGTTAAA
Proteins encoded:
- a CDS encoding DUF4180 domain-containing protein, which codes for MNYKIIDKTNKKYIEVKQSITCESDVLDIIDICISNDIRLLLKLGLAGIALQKFINYNIKVSGIIEDKKKIDGRFGELIYELNRSNNFRVFSDTEDAEKWILNIKY
- a CDS encoding DUF2935 domain-containing protein; amino-acid sequence: MINNQRYAILSLELHLFFGRIMKEHSLFLEAGFTAKDSELAKEAEHYKNQFEKLLSFAVSASNGIIRSDVLNSGEIITDYTLGAEEKTQVLTGIDIDQNITIMESRLHSGNNPQVSPNLVNYVNQLNMNAKRLLNGLINFKKRILNDVLSCNLFTVNYPLLIEHITREAELYLSLVNDLENRVDIDSKDARETELFWDQIMMEHSQFIRGLLDPTEDSLIDTADEFADVFKDLMQEAQAMTDMTINSVTDQTLNQTVQLKNFKQAGTEGIASCKIRSIILPLLGDHVLREANHYIRLLETYKKM
- a CDS encoding LytTR family DNA-binding domain-containing protein, whose translation is MKVEVKVSQDVKEPYVIIQTNTITAEIQKIISALGEDESIITVNDGDKIIVLQKDEIYMARIEVSEVIVHCKDKKYKSKKRLYEIGEQLGSGFIQISKSAFVNLKKIQCVEPFFNGMMSLKLKNGTSEYISRKYLPAFKKYLGI
- a CDS encoding putative immunity protein; its protein translation is MAKVRKMIGKADSPCILSLMRLIETQSKNTIIKWCNEYAREHILPIYEKYYPKDSRLKNALDAINEYMEGNIKLTEAKKIIKEAQIAAREAEGNPVAQAAARAIGATTATINTVTSSLGLVFYGSASIAYSTVGVNETLDVYDGIAARECKNMEDALRKVAITDESNPAKINWSC
- a CDS encoding PQQ-dependent sugar dehydrogenase, with the translated sequence MKKIISNIYHKTIFHKPNRKSLKIKPIKSRQSPYNVEVVAENLNVPWAMDVSDKGNIYFTERPGSIRVIANGMLIPQPLIIFTPPFIGQGEGGLMGIALDPDFSQNHYFYVMHSYSESNRIYNRVIRLIENNNKAYTDKILIDKIPGGQIHNGGRIKVGPDKKLYITTGDAGNPSLSQNLSSTAGKILRIELNGSIPKDNPFTNSPIYSFGHRNPQGLAWNSKNILYSSEHGQSAHDEINIIHPGSNYGWPLVQGDEESTEVTVQNPLIHSGEDTWAPSGITFASQGPWQDKLLVATLRGQQLLSISLNENGSVVESVESWLKNEYGRLREVIQGKDGSIYITTSNRDGRGNPGISDDKIIHIVQK
- a CDS encoding protein kinase family protein, whose translation is MKIIGEGRYGITYLCEKNTNEKYVIKQLKKDMMKKSKEKLFYEEEIMKSLDDKKFPNFIDKFDYDDTKFYVIEFIEGKDFYELLSFDEYEFTKNEIYDIAEKILKIIITLQEKKIVHRDIRISNVIMNEKKDLVLIDFGLARYIDKDKYKKEIDYWYMADFLIHLYYSSYDDEKLKLEDKPWYEELDLKNDELIFLKRLMGMEKSYENTDEIMRDLFIIKNSNI
- a CDS encoding DUF3021 domain-containing protein; the protein is MKNTISIKKIVCNIICGIALGCSVFTLLGIILAFIDNKYLIMTSEEFIINAMCSIVSGVGFYLPSIVYENDKISKGLQVLVHMGVGLTVYLVCAFYAGWIPVERGILVVITSIIIMIIISFIIWFVFYIYNKNEAKKINAKLQEK
- a CDS encoding YetF domain-containing protein, which translates into the protein MRKFINHSPIMIVKNSEILYKELTKSRISIDILLEKLRKKSR